GCAGACGGCGTGGAGTTGCGATTCCCGCGACGCGAACCTGAGCGATTCGATCACGTGGTCTTCGCGTGCCATAGCGATCAGGCCTTGTCGATTCTCGGCGAGCAGGCCACGCGTGCGGAGCGGGCGGTACTCGGCGCGTTTCGCTACGAGGCCAACGAGGTCACGGTCCACAGCGATTCTTCGATTCTGCCGCGATGCAAGCGGGCCTGGGCGAGTTGGAATTACCGTATTCCGCGCTGCAACAGTGAGAAGGCGACGGTGACCTACCACATGAACCGCTTGCAGCGGCTTTCATCGCGTCGCGAATTCTGCGTGACCCTGAACGACACTGGTGGAATTCGTGCGGACGCCGTGCTGCTGCAATTGACGTACCATCATCCAGTGTTTGCGATCGGTCGCCGTGCGGCGCAGAATCGCCATGACGAATTGATCGGGCCGAATAGCACTTCGTTCTGCGGCGCCTATTGGGGGAATGGCTTCCACGAGGATGGCGTACGGAGTGCGGAGGCCGTCTGCGCAAAACTGCTGCCACCTCCCGATGCATGCGATGCGCCTGCCCCCGTCCTGGCCAGGAAAGGATAGTGGCGCCCGATGAACAGCTGCATCTACGAAGGTTGGGTTCGCCATCGCCGATCGCGGCCCGTGCGGCATGAATTTCGGAATACGATTGCGCTGCTGTTGGTCGATCTGGACGAGCTGAACACGGCCTTTCGCGGGACCTGGTTGTGGTCGGCCGACCGTCGCGCCATTGCCTCGATCCGACGCGAGGATCACTTCGGCGACCCGAGCGTAGCTCTCAAGGATGCGGTCTTGGACTGGCTTGCGGCAGAGGGCTTTGACGTCCCCATCGGTTCGGTGCGACTGCTTACGCAGGCGAGGTACTGGGGCTATTTGATGAACCCGGTGTCGTTTTTCTTTTGCCACCGCACCGACAATGACGCGCTCGCGGCCGTCATCGCCGAAGTGCGAAACACGCCATGGAGCGAGCGGCATTGCTACTTGCTGCGGCCGGACCAATTCGCCGCAGGCGGGTTGAGCGAGTCCATCGAGAAGCGCTTTCATGTTTCCCCTTTCATGCCGATGTCGCAGCACTACCGTTGGCGCCTCACTCCGCCCGGTGAATCGCTGACGGTCGACATCGAGAGCTGCGAGTCGGCGGAGCGAGTGCATCAAGCGACGCTCCAACTGAAGCGCCGCCCCTGGTCCGCGGCCAACCTGCGCCGGCTGGTGTGGCGCTATCCGTTGCAGACCCAACACGTGGCGCTCGCCATCTATTGGCAGGCGTTGCGGTTGTGGTGGAAGGGCTGCCCGTTCTATCCACATCCAAAACATCGTTCGTCCGCTGATTCCGCCGCCATGTCAGGAGAAGCACGTGTTTGAGAGACTCGTCGGCCGGTCGCTCGAACGACTCGAACGCGGTCGTATCACTTGGCGGGACGGAGTGTCGTGCCGAATCTTCGGCGACTGCGATGCCGATCTGCATGCGACGGTGACCATCCACAGTCCTCGCTGCTATCGACGCATGGCGCTGGGCGGAAGCCTGGGATCGGCCGAGGCCCTCATCGACGGCGACTGGTCGTGCGATGACCTGACATCGCTCGTGAGGATCTTCATCCGCAACATGGAATTGACTTCGGGGCTGGACCGGGGCGCGGCGATCTTCGCGCAGTGGTTGGGCCGCGCCGTCCATTGGTGGCATGCCAACACCCGCCGCATGGCGCGCCGCAACATCCACGCGCACTACGACCTGGGCAACGACTTCTTTCGACTTTTTCTCGACGACACGCTATGTTACTCGTCCGGCATCTTCGAACATCCGCACGCCTCATTGCGCGAGGCCTCGATCGCCAAGATGCAACGCGCCTGCGACCAGTTGCGGCTCCGCCCCTCCGATCATCTGCTGGAAATCGGCACGGGCTGGGGCGGCCTGGCGATGCATGCTGCGGAAGCGTATGGTTGCCAGGTGACGACCACAACAATCTCAGAGGAGCAGTATCGGCTTGCCGCCGAACGCTTCGCCCAGGCGGGTGTCGATCGTCGCATTCGGCTGTTGAACCAGGACTACCGCGACCTCGAGGGACAATTTGACAAACTCGTCTCGATCGAAATGATCGAAGCCGTCGGTCACCGCTATTACGGGGAGTTCTTTCGGCAATGCGGCCGCTTGTTGAAACCGGACGGCGCCATGCTGCTGCAGGGCATCGTGATCCGCGATCAGGACTTCGCCGCGCACACGCGTAGCGCCGACTTCATCGGCACGTACATCTTTCCCGGCGGCTGCCTCCCGTCGATCACCTCGCTCTTGCAAGCAGCGACACGTTCGTCCGACCTGCGCCTGGTGCAATTAGAGGACTTCGCCCCGCATTACGCGCTCACGTTGCGTGCCTGGCGGCGCAATTTCTGGCAGAACATCGATGACGTGCGCCGCCTGGGTTTCGACGAGCGCTTTATCCGCATGTGGGACTACTACTTCGCCTACTGCGAGGCCTGCTTTCTCGAACGCCGCGTGAACGTCGTGCAGATGCTCTTCGCCAAGCCGGAGTGCGGCCTGCCGGAGCTGTACCCGGAGGAGAGGCGTACGCCGCGCGTCGTCGCCGACCGGGAGGCGGTCGTCGTATGAATACCGCAGTGTTGCTACTCACCGGTTGGCTGGCGATGGCGATGTTGATGGCGGTCGTCTGGTTCGTGCAGCGCCGCACCGGCGATGCCGGCATCGTCGACGTCGCCTGGACGTTCGGCGTCGGAGGACTAGGCGCGACGTACGCGATCCTCGGCGGGAATGCTCCGTGGGAACGCCGACTATTGGTGGCCGTATTGATCGCGATTTGGGCGCTGCGGCTGGGTAGCTACGTCTTTTGGCGCGTGCTGACTCAACCAGAGGACGGCCGCTACGTCGACCTCAAACGCCAGTGGGGTCCGCAGGCCCAAGCTCGGCTCTTTCGGTTCTTCCAGTACCAATCTGTCGGCGCCGTACTGTTTGCCATACCGATGCTCCTTGCCGCCAGGAATACGCAGGCCGTTGGATGGTTCGATGGATTGGGCGTTGGGATCTGGCTCGCTTCGATCGTTGGCGAAGGCATTGCCGATCAACAACTGGCAGCCTTTCGGGCTCGTCCGAGCAATCGTGGCCGCGTTTGTCGTGACGGGCTTTGGCGTTATTCACGGCATCCGAACTACTTTTTCGAATGGCTGCACTGGTGGGCTTACGTCGCGTTCGCGCTCTGGGCGCCCGCAGGATGGGTGACGATCCTCTGGCCCATGATGATGCTGTATTTCATTCTGCGAGTGACCGGAATTCCACCCACCGAGGCCCAGGCGCTTCGTTCGCGCGGCGAAGCGTATCGGGAATATCAGCGCTCCACTAGCCCATTCTTTCCCTGGTTTCCCCGCGAATCCGATGGCTCATTCACTCAGTGACAGCATTACGGCCGGATTGATTGACGCGGTCGAGCAAGGGTGGACGCCGCTGCCACTCGTGCGCTTGGCGATTCGCCGCCTATGCGCAGCGCAACTCCGCGCGCTTACTCAAGGGGGGCCGGAAGTCGCGGCGTTGCAGCAACTTCAGTTTCGCGATCAGTCGCTGGATGGCCCGATCGCCCACGTCCCGGAGCTGGCCAATGCACAACATTACGAGGTGCCTGCCGAGTTCTATCGCCTGGTGCTCGGGCCACGCTTGAAATACAGCAGTTGCTACTGGGCTGACGGCGTAGACACGCTGGCGGAAGCCGAAGTGGCCGCACTTCGAGAGACCGCGCTACATGCCGAGTTGGAAGACGGGCAGCGCGTGCTCGAGCTGGGTTGCGGATGGGGATCGCTGACCTTCTGGATGTTGGAGCGGTATCCAAATCTCACGGTCACGGCGGTCTCCAATTCGCATAGCCAGCGACGGCACATGCTGGCCGAAGCGTCGCGACGAGGCTTCTCCGAGCGTCTGCGCGTGATCACCGCGGATATGAACGATTTCGAGGCCGATGATGAATACGATCGCGTGGTCAGCGTCGAGATGTTTGAGCATCTACGCAATCACCGACGGGCGCTCGAACGAATCGCTAGCTGGCTCGCGCCTGGCGGCAAGCTGTTTGTGCACATCTTTTGTCATCGCCAATATGCTTACGCGTTCGGCGACGGCAAGGCCGCCGATTGGATGGGG
This genomic interval from Planctomycetia bacterium contains the following:
- a CDS encoding DUF1365 domain-containing protein is translated as MNSCIYEGWVRHRRSRPVRHEFRNTIALLLVDLDELNTAFRGTWLWSADRRAIASIRREDHFGDPSVALKDAVLDWLAAEGFDVPIGSVRLLTQARYWGYLMNPVSFFFCHRTDNDALAAVIAEVRNTPWSERHCYLLRPDQFAAGGLSESIEKRFHVSPFMPMSQHYRWRLTPPGESLTVDIESCESAERVHQATLQLKRRPWSAANLRRLVWRYPLQTQHVALAIYWQALRLWWKGCPFYPHPKHRSSADSAAMSGEARV
- a CDS encoding cyclopropane-fatty-acyl-phospholipid synthase family protein, giving the protein MFERLVGRSLERLERGRITWRDGVSCRIFGDCDADLHATVTIHSPRCYRRMALGGSLGSAEALIDGDWSCDDLTSLVRIFIRNMELTSGLDRGAAIFAQWLGRAVHWWHANTRRMARRNIHAHYDLGNDFFRLFLDDTLCYSSGIFEHPHASLREASIAKMQRACDQLRLRPSDHLLEIGTGWGGLAMHAAEAYGCQVTTTTISEEQYRLAAERFAQAGVDRRIRLLNQDYRDLEGQFDKLVSIEMIEAVGHRYYGEFFRQCGRLLKPDGAMLLQGIVIRDQDFAAHTRSADFIGTYIFPGGCLPSITSLLQAATRSSDLRLVQLEDFAPHYALTLRAWRRNFWQNIDDVRRLGFDERFIRMWDYYFAYCEACFLERRVNVVQMLFAKPECGLPELYPEERRTPRVVADREAVVV
- a CDS encoding DUF1295 domain-containing protein — its product is MNTAVLLLTGWLAMAMLMAVVWFVQRRTGDAGIVDVAWTFGVGGLGATYAILGGNAPWERRLLVAVLIAIWALRLGSYVFWRVLTQPEDGRYVDLKRQWGPQAQARLFRFFQYQSVGAVLFAIPMLLAARNTQAVGWFDGLGVGIWLASIVGEGIADQQLAAFRARPSNRGRVCRDGLWRYSRHPNYFFEWLHWWAYVAFALWAPAGWVTILWPMMMLYFILRVTGIPPTEAQALRSRGEAYREYQRSTSPFFPWFPRESDGSFTQ
- a CDS encoding cyclopropane-fatty-acyl-phospholipid synthase family protein, with product MAHSLSDSITAGLIDAVEQGWTPLPLVRLAIRRLCAAQLRALTQGGPEVAALQQLQFRDQSLDGPIAHVPELANAQHYEVPAEFYRLVLGPRLKYSSCYWADGVDTLAEAEVAALRETALHAELEDGQRVLELGCGWGSLTFWMLERYPNLTVTAVSNSHSQRRHMLAEASRRGFSERLRVITADMNDFEADDEYDRVVSVEMFEHLRNHRRALERIASWLAPGGKLFVHIFCHRQYAYAFGDGKAADWMGRNFFSGGMMPSDRWLDECGGGMLLEQQWRWNGRHYARTAAAWIANMERHRGELLDILTATHGRHEAARWFRKWRLLFLAGEEMFGMYGGEEWYVSHYRFAPAAQRNPNRQTTLSANGKH